The genomic stretch CGGCCACGCCCAGCAAGCACCTCCATCCGGCCATGCTCCAGCAGGCCCCTACATCCGGCCACGCCCAGCTCCATCTGGCGCATCCTGTGAAGGTACGTACATGTACTTTTTTATAACCATGTACTCTTGTTTGTTTGTTTATTTGCTGTTAGATATGAAGTGTTGTTAAGATAGTACTGCAATGTTTGTTTAGAAAGTAATATGTACATTACAATTATTTTTTGTATTATTATATTACTATAATACAATACTATATTACATAACAATACATGTGTTGTTTTTTCAGGTaggtactatcttgttgattcgggTTATCCAAATTGTGAGGGGTATCTAGCTCCATACAAGTTGACAAAATATCATGTGCCAGAATTTATCCATGGTGACCCTCCCAATGGTAAAAAAGAAATCTTTAACCATACCCATTCGTCGCCACGCAATGTCattgagcgtgcatttggtgtgttAAAGATGAAGTGGCGTATTTTTATTACATATGCCATCTTACCCCCGTGACAAGCAAgttttgatcattgttgcttgtaTATATACTTGTCATTTCGATGAAACCTCGACAGAAGCAATAACTAAAGCACGCACAATGAAGCCATAACATACATTTTATATTAACTACGGTCCGTAAAGCTATCCAAACAACAAAGTAAACAAACAGATAGATTATGATTCCCAGATCCCACAGCAGGGTAAACAAACAGACTGCTTCTGATTCTCAGAAATCAAGAATCACAGctgattatcaggaatcaagattAACAGCAGAATCTCAGAATCCAAAGCCCAAACAAAGAGGGCCTAAGTGTAATATCATTACATTGTATGGCTAATTTGATAAACAAACAGAGAACTAGAGAATATAATGTGTGCTTTCATGGTTTGCCTTTCAGAAGAGGTATATCGTCAGTTATGCATTGCTATACATTTTACAAAGAATAATATTCCTGCCAGTGCAGTGATGATGTAAATCAAAGGGTACGATTTTATTTCTTCTGCCAGTGCAATGATGAAACCATATTTACCTGCAGTCCTTAAAATGTCCCCACGAATACAACAATATAGCTCCACTCGGAGTTCCACAAACAACTTTTTGACCATTCTGAGAATCACAAAGGATAATCTATGTCAGTGACTTTTAAGTTACAGATGAAGGGTGTTGATCAGCAAAAGTTGTTCAGCGAAAGTAATTACCTTCATTATCACCAAGGATAACAATTCATCTTCAGAAAATTCAGATTGTGCCTTTACCTATTAGCAGATTAGGCATGACTAGGATTATGCAAGGTTGAAGGTAAAACTATAAATATAGTAGCTCTGAAACCCAAAACTTGGAATTAGGGTTTATTTAATACACAGGGATGAGATTTGATGTATGGAAAGGCAACTCACCCTGCCACCACGAAGATTGTTGACAGATAAAGTCCCGTCACCACTGCAAATAACAAGAACAATGTAATATTTGATTACCATAATATCAAGGCAAAAAAATCTGCTCAAAACTTAAGGAATCATAAAACATTGGCCACATAaatataaaatcatgtgcaaaatAACTGTGTTATTTCGGCACCATAGAGAAGTGAACTAAGTGAAATGGTTCCAGGTACTCCATGTCATGGTATTGAATGGTCCGTGAGCAAAAGAGCAAAGACCTTGTTGCCATGTAACACTAATTTTGTGCATTGCATACAATAGGACACGCTCCTATGAAATTTAAGGCATATGAAATTCATGCAGCAATCAAGATTGCAGGAATGTAAATTAAGTACCTTGTTGCCAATATTTGATTTGAGCCAGCTACATAGATCATATCTGATATGTAATCTTCATGGCGATGAAAAGTATTGCAGCAAGATCGTTGCCTAGTATCCCACACCTAAAATTGCAAGTGATTACTGTAAACTGattttttttattattgctaTTAATATCAAAAAATGATAAGAAGAACAAACAACGAAAACACTAGCAAATGCCTCTGTGTCAGTCCAAAACATACGTAGGTACTCGTTACATAATTACAGCTATTACAAATATTATCAACCTAGCATAGATGATTTATGATTATATACTTAGAACAGGTGCCTGGGTACAAATAAGCTTGGGTATAATTTTATTATACACTCGGAACAAATGGTGAGAAACAGGCCAACATTTAAAGGCTATAGGATTTAATAATTGGTACACCATTTAATACCTTAATGCAACCCTCATCATCGCCTGAAGCAACTGTAGTTTCAGTAAGACAGACAACGCGGTTTATTGCATTACTGAAAACATCAAGAAAATAAAGACACTAAGAAAGCATAAAATATTAAATTTGGCAAAAATCAAcaggagaaaaaaaaacaagcatACTCATGTGCATCCTCCAAACGGGCAATAGCTTTGCCTGTTTCTACATCAGAAGCAAGAATTGAGCTATCAGCAGATCCCGTCAGAATCACTGAAACAAGACACACAATCAAGACAGCCCACGGGACCTGGTTAGAGCATGTAGCATGACAATCGAGGTGCCTTCACCTCTGATATGGGTATTGATTGCAAATGACAATGTAGAGCAACTAAATTTGTAGCGGTATGGTGAataagaaaattttaaaaaaagctGCCAGAATATCAGAATCACACATTAAATGCACATCAATTGGTTGGCAATGCTGGATGTGCTGGGATTAAAAGGGGCTCATTACCAGTTCCTGAGTCCACAAAACGAACAGCTCTACATGACTCCTTGTGAGCTTTTACCGCGAACAACCTTAAAAATTACAGTGAAATAACATTTGTCAGCAATCTCTAATCTCTGGAAACTACTTAGGAATTGTATTTTAACATGAGAAAAGCTCCAACATCAAACAAAACTAAGACATACAGAAAGGATTCCCAATAGAAGTGTACACGTTATTAGTTACAGAATCAGTGAGACACTTAATATTTGATCTCGCATGCACCCATTCAACTCAAATACCAACACTGTCTCACACATACACAGCTTTCTGAACTAGCTACCATGGACTGCAAAAGCGAGCTAGCTAAAATTGATTATACGAAAAAAACTAGAATAGAGTAAAACCTACACTAACTCTTGTGGATTAACCAGATGAACTGGCCCACCTCGCGCAATTAGGATACAACAAACGAAACCTCTAACAGTTACAAACGTCAAGGAAGCAAGAGCCTAGGCTAAAACTGTTTGGCAGCTCAAGATATCAACTATATGTCTACGAACACTGGAACACTGAACAGGGCAATTAGCAACATGGCACAAAATTAACAAAGCATTAGGAGGGGAGCATGGGTTATCGTGAGTACCTCTCGGGCTGCAGCCCGTCGGCGTAGCGGAAACTGCAAGAGGCAGCGGAAATTGGAACCGGttaatttcgcaaaaaaaaaagtaccgGTTAGTTCCTCAGGTGGGGGAGGGGGAGCGGGAGAGGGTCGATTGGGCGGTGCTTACAGGTGGAGCTCGCCGTTGATGAGGGAGGTGACGACGAGGGGGGCGGAGGGGTGGAAGTCGAGGTCGAAGGGCGTCTCGTCGTGAAGGGCCTCCATCGCGGCGGCAGTGCGAGagggggcggcggggcggcgacgcggctgggggagaagggcaGAGGAGGTTTTGGTCTTTTGGAGTCTAGGGCCGTGGCGTGATATCGCGTGGTGTCGTGCCGTGCGTGCCTGGGTCGAACGTAAACGGGCTGCGAACTTGGACCACGGGGCGGCAGCCTTCGCGGGCCGGGTGAGCCCGGATAAAATGATGGCCATTCAAATGTCAGGCATTGTATGCCGGCCGCAAAATGTCACGCATGCATCATTCATTCAAAAGATTTTCATATCAACAAACTATTCAAACTTAAGTCCCTAAAAAAACATTCAAATTTAAGCACGCTAAGTTTAAACACCATATTTTCAAGAGGATGCATATTACCCTTTATTAAAACCTATTCGGAAAGTATTACAACTTATTACACCTCATGGGCCACAAAGAGTCTCAACAAGAGACCTAACCGCCGCCGCCTGGCGATTAGGGTTCTCTGACCCACCGTCGGACTTCGAGCCGGCCGGGGACTTCGTTCGCTTATCCGCCTTTGGGAGGGATCCCTGATCGCTTCTCGAAATCCTCGCTGAGTCCCTCGCGACCCGGCGTTTGTCTGTCTTCTCTGGTTCGTCTCTTGGGTTGTGGCAGCGGAAATCCTACCTTGCTCGCTCCATGGCGAGCCCTGCACAATCGTTGAATCAAGCTAGCGGCTCCGGCAGCAAGAAACCTGAGGCTATTGGAGACCTGCTGCAACGTCttggaatcgatgatgatgagttgGATGACCTTGTTTTCGAAGATGAGGAGTCTGCACCTAAACAGGGCATCAAGTGGATGGCTCTCGCCAAGGTTCATTCATCTGTTCAGTTTAGTCCCTTGGCGTTTGAACAGAATATGAGGAACGCGTGGTCGCCTGCGCAGCGAATTGAATTCAATCACCTAGAAGGTAACCTCTTTACTGTTCAATGTTCGTGTCTCGGAGATTGGCTCAAGGTGAAAGAGGGTGGTCCATGGTTGTTTCGACAGAACATTGTTTGCATAGAGGAATATGATGGCCTGGTTGATCCGGAGTCAATTGATCTAAACTTTTTGATACGTGGATCCAAATTCACAAACTTCCAATAGGGTACCGCAATGAGGCTCTAATAAAAAATCTTACTGAGAAGAAAGTGGGAAAGGTAATTAAAGTGGAGAAAAAGGTTCATGGTTTGGGCAACTTCATTCGTGTTCGGGTGAGACTTGATGTAAGAAAAATCATTGCACGGGTGGTCACTATCTCAAGAAATCGTGAACGGGAGTATTATCAAGTGCAATACGAAAAGATCCCCAAATTTTGTGGCGCCTGTGGGTTCTTTGGTCATGGTCATCTAGAATGTGGCACAGGCGAGCATGAAGAGGACAAATTAAAGTGGGGCGATTTTTTAAAAGCAGACAGGGAAACTTGGTTTGGTCGGAGCTTCAATTTTGGTCCTGGAGGTGGCCGAGGCACTGGTCGTGCTGGCTGGGATGGAGGACGTAGTCCTGGTCGGGGCCGTGGCCAGGGTCCTCTAACTACGGGTGCAAATCGTACCCCATTAGGCCGCGTTACTGGAGAGGAAATCGACTGGCGACACAATGCTTTGGCTACCCTTAATGGTACAGCtgctgatggagagcttgatgataCTGCTACAAGCCCTACCAAGGATATGGATATGGACAAGGGTTCTCCAAGTGACTCCTCCGCTAAAAGAAGGCTTGAGTTAGATGGAAAGGAGGACATGGAAAAGAACTGTACTGATCAGCAAGGGAACATGCAACCTAGCGAC from Lolium rigidum isolate FL_2022 chromosome 4, APGP_CSIRO_Lrig_0.1, whole genome shotgun sequence encodes the following:
- the LOC124649110 gene encoding WD repeat-containing protein 55-like, translating into MEALHDETPFDLDFHPSAPLVVTSLINGELHLFRYADGLQPERLFAVKAHKESCRAVRFVDSGTVILTGSADSSILASDVETGKAIARLEDAHDNAINRVVCLTETTVASGDDEGCIKVWDTRQRSCCNTFHRHEDYISDMIYVAGSNQILATSGDGTLSVNNLRGGRVKAQSEFSEDELLSLVIMKNGQKVVCGTPSGAILLYSWGHFKDCSDRFLGHSHSVDTLLKLDEETLISGAADGVIRLVSILPNQIKQPLAEHSEYPIEAIGFSHDRKYLGSVSHDKILKLWDMEELLAGPQLDNQNELPEAAAAAAVDHDELPEANVAVDHNEVAVADSDDDGMDVDMEPSSSTASKSKKKGKGKRLNGFQPDFFADL